A window of Lujinxingia sediminis contains these coding sequences:
- a CDS encoding acyl-CoA dehydrogenase family protein codes for MADTIEPGFETPQSNARGRQALNNFGEAQRHNAYQADAHFQRVIRRYARPERLEALEAALDAFGEVVLGELDEVVRKNNETANLPQLSRYTGFGERVEQIDHHPSYHEAGRFIYGSGVMAAYAEHPNTMGALSRFYLSSLNGEAGHNCPLACTAGVIRVLQELGSEELKATYLPGFLDADYANHLEGAQFLTEIQGGSDVGANGTRALRQEDGSYRIYGEKWFCSNIDADVFLMTARVEELGADGTRGLGLFLVPRRLDEGSVNAFYVRRLKDKLGTRSMASGECDFRGARAFHMGEVGEGFKHMMNLVINTSRLYNAVGCCGVMRRAYITAKLYADYREAFGQAIINYPLVQETLADMRAELEAMVSANFHLAALQDRLDDGKATEREGQFLRMAINLNKSRTAMSARRACVQGIEVLGGNGAIESFSVLPRLLRDAIVYENWEGTHNTLYMQVLRDMHRYKVHCGFFAYLSGLLDGVKGSEKARADELACVLGELSAKVDRVLSLQQASASLAMRGLVDELAYLLYAVVRVWERDSAELQGADDAMDLASLEHFLDLRVRGERRVDESGYLKRLQTLAARI; via the coding sequence ATGGCTGATACGATCGAGCCCGGCTTTGAGACGCCGCAGTCCAACGCCCGCGGACGTCAGGCACTAAATAACTTCGGGGAGGCGCAGCGCCATAATGCGTATCAGGCCGATGCTCATTTTCAGCGGGTGATCCGCCGCTACGCGCGGCCCGAGAGGCTGGAGGCGCTGGAGGCGGCGCTCGACGCCTTTGGCGAGGTGGTGCTCGGCGAGCTTGATGAGGTGGTGCGAAAGAATAATGAGACGGCGAACCTGCCTCAGCTCAGTCGGTATACCGGGTTTGGGGAGCGGGTCGAGCAGATCGATCATCACCCCAGCTACCATGAGGCCGGGCGTTTCATTTACGGCTCCGGCGTGATGGCGGCGTACGCGGAGCATCCCAACACCATGGGGGCATTGAGCCGTTTTTACCTCTCAAGCCTCAACGGGGAGGCCGGTCACAACTGTCCGCTGGCGTGTACCGCCGGGGTGATCCGGGTGTTGCAGGAGCTGGGAAGCGAGGAGCTCAAAGCGACCTACCTGCCGGGCTTCCTCGACGCGGACTATGCCAACCACCTGGAGGGGGCGCAGTTTCTCACAGAAATTCAGGGGGGCAGCGATGTGGGGGCCAACGGCACCCGGGCGCTGCGCCAGGAGGATGGCAGCTACCGCATCTATGGCGAGAAGTGGTTCTGCTCGAATATCGACGCCGACGTCTTCCTGATGACCGCCAGGGTTGAGGAGTTAGGCGCCGATGGCACCCGTGGGTTGGGGCTTTTTCTGGTGCCGCGTCGGCTCGACGAGGGCTCGGTCAATGCGTTTTATGTGCGGCGGCTTAAAGACAAGCTGGGCACGCGATCGATGGCGTCCGGGGAGTGTGATTTCCGGGGCGCGCGGGCCTTCCATATGGGGGAGGTGGGCGAGGGGTTCAAACATATGATGAACCTCGTGATCAACACCTCGCGTCTCTATAACGCGGTGGGATGCTGCGGAGTGATGCGTCGGGCGTATATCACGGCCAAACTTTATGCGGATTATCGTGAGGCCTTTGGCCAGGCGATCATCAACTACCCGCTGGTGCAGGAGACGCTGGCCGATATGCGCGCGGAGTTGGAGGCGATGGTATCTGCGAACTTCCATCTGGCGGCGCTCCAGGATCGCCTCGATGATGGGAAGGCCACGGAGCGCGAGGGGCAGTTTTTGCGCATGGCGATCAACCTCAACAAGTCGCGAACGGCGATGTCGGCGCGCCGGGCGTGTGTGCAGGGTATTGAGGTGCTTGGTGGAAACGGTGCCATCGAGAGTTTTTCGGTGCTGCCGCGGCTGCTGCGTGACGCGATCGTGTATGAGAACTGGGAGGGCACCCACAACACGCTCTACATGCAGGTGCTGCGTGATATGCATCGCTACAAGGTGCACTGTGGCTTCTTCGCATACTTGAGCGGGCTGCTCGATGGGGTGAAGGGCAGCGAGAAGGCGCGGGCCGATGAGCTGGCCTGTGTGTTGGGCGAGCTCTCGGCGAAGGTCGACAGGGTTCTGAGCTTGCAGCAAGCCAGCGCGAGTCTGGCGATGCGTGGGCTGGTCGATGAGTTGGCCTACCTGCTCTATGCGGTGGTGCGGGTCTGGGAGCGCGACTCCGCCGAGTTGCAGGGGGCCGATGATGCGATGGATCTGGCCTCGCTGGAGCATTTTCTCGATCTTCGGGTGCGCGGTGAGCGGCGCGTGGATGAATCGGGATATCTCAAGCGTTTGCAGACGCTGGCCGCGCGCATCTGA
- a CDS encoding M20/M25/M40 family metallo-hydrolase — translation MSETKQPWNQSMPEAQFNFMRDILAAPSPIGLEGAMTYGVLKPRFDKVKMEGWAVHQFRGNAGLVLDTHPGEDDRLTVMIIGHADKIRMQVRSISEDGKIWINSDSFLPLTLLGNEVILFSEDPEKPGNYREIRGGTIEALGAIHFADSSVRTGDKGLKPEQLYLELGLHGEDRKKQVEKLGIRAGDPILLDRPIRRGFGPDSFTGAYLDNGLGCFVSAECARILAEEGGLKNVRVLFAIATHEEIGRFGSRVLAGELKPDVVIGVDVNHDLEAAPGVGDKRFTPLKMGKGYTLSVGAVASEFLNRLFEEASIANEIPVQRDVCGRDTGTDAMAAVLASVDAAATSIGFPIRNMHTVSELGHTGDVLASIYAIVRTLQKMDEANDGKGLTAEDFRNGHPRLDQVETLTHRGA, via the coding sequence ATGAGCGAGACGAAGCAACCGTGGAACCAGTCGATGCCCGAGGCGCAGTTTAACTTCATGCGTGACATACTCGCCGCTCCCAGCCCGATCGGGCTGGAAGGCGCGATGACCTACGGGGTGCTCAAGCCACGCTTCGATAAGGTGAAGATGGAAGGCTGGGCGGTGCATCAGTTCCGCGGCAACGCTGGCCTGGTGCTCGATACGCACCCGGGTGAGGATGATCGCCTCACGGTGATGATCATCGGTCATGCCGACAAGATCCGTATGCAGGTGCGCAGCATCTCTGAAGACGGCAAGATCTGGATCAACAGCGACTCGTTTTTGCCGCTGACCCTGCTGGGTAATGAGGTGATCCTCTTCAGCGAAGATCCCGAGAAGCCGGGCAACTACCGTGAGATTCGCGGGGGCACGATCGAGGCGCTCGGAGCGATCCACTTCGCCGACAGCTCGGTGCGCACCGGCGATAAGGGCCTTAAGCCTGAGCAGCTTTACCTGGAGCTGGGGCTGCACGGCGAGGATCGTAAGAAGCAGGTCGAGAAGCTCGGAATTCGCGCTGGCGATCCGATCCTGCTTGATCGTCCCATTCGTCGTGGTTTTGGGCCAGATAGCTTCACCGGGGCCTACCTGGACAACGGGCTGGGCTGCTTTGTGAGCGCGGAGTGCGCGCGTATTCTGGCCGAAGAGGGCGGGCTCAAGAACGTGCGCGTGCTCTTCGCCATTGCGACTCACGAAGAGATCGGTCGCTTCGGAAGTCGGGTGCTCGCCGGAGAGCTTAAGCCGGATGTGGTGATCGGTGTGGACGTGAACCACGACCTTGAGGCCGCTCCGGGCGTGGGAGATAAGCGCTTTACACCGCTGAAGATGGGCAAGGGCTACACCCTGAGCGTGGGTGCGGTGGCCAGCGAGTTCTTGAATCGTCTGTTTGAAGAGGCCTCGATCGCCAACGAGATTCCCGTGCAGCGCGATGTGTGCGGCCGTGACACCGGCACCGACGCGATGGCGGCGGTTCTGGCGAGCGTGGACGCTGCGGCGACCTCGATCGGGTTCCCGATTCGCAACATGCACACCGTCTCGGAGCTGGGTCATACCGGCGATGTGCTGGCGTCGATTTATGCCATCGTGC
- a CDS encoding mechanosensitive ion channel family protein, whose product MLSRAMTLGVASWVWVCLSARGAFAQEARESGAAEGEAPGHSPLPSYEAVIDDVMALDVLDIALWRVGLACVVLMAGILMRTTLLDRLMRPLEKLAARTETDVDDRLLAAIRKPLGWLFNLIATYAAVLILQVPEALHQVTVLVLQTMGTVFVAWMIFNVVDAIGAYLEVLARRTDSGIDDHLVPLLKRVMRLAVLVVMVITVIQQWGYDVTSLIAGLGLGGLAFALAAQSTLSNWFGSVMILTDRPFSIGDLVESEHGEGRVVEIGLRSTQIRTFDRTIITVPNADIATTAVANLSKEGVIAISTTLGMTYGTSKAAIERIIGRIRELLRDDDEVVHEQFVVSFAGFGASSLDIYVHCFARATNWYQWHAIRERLFFEMMDIVEEEGGSFAFPSQSLYLETPVRLEGIPGSGRGESLERGSREGASAEPLA is encoded by the coding sequence ATGTTAAGTCGAGCGATGACGTTGGGTGTGGCGAGCTGGGTATGGGTGTGTCTGAGCGCGCGTGGCGCCTTTGCCCAGGAGGCCCGGGAGAGCGGCGCGGCCGAGGGTGAAGCGCCCGGTCATTCGCCGCTGCCGAGCTATGAGGCGGTGATCGATGATGTGATGGCGCTCGACGTGCTGGATATTGCGCTGTGGCGGGTGGGGCTTGCGTGTGTGGTGTTGATGGCGGGCATCCTGATGCGCACGACCCTGCTCGATCGCTTGATGCGGCCGCTGGAGAAGTTGGCCGCGCGCACCGAGACCGATGTCGACGATCGCCTGCTCGCCGCGATTCGAAAGCCCCTGGGCTGGCTCTTTAACCTGATCGCGACCTATGCGGCGGTGCTGATTTTGCAGGTGCCCGAGGCGCTGCATCAGGTCACGGTGCTGGTGCTGCAGACGATGGGCACGGTTTTTGTGGCCTGGATGATCTTCAACGTTGTGGACGCCATCGGGGCTTATCTGGAGGTGCTGGCCCGGCGGACGGATTCGGGCATCGACGATCATCTGGTGCCGCTCTTAAAGCGGGTGATGCGTCTGGCGGTGCTGGTGGTGATGGTGATCACCGTGATCCAGCAGTGGGGCTACGATGTGACCAGTCTCATTGCCGGTCTGGGCCTTGGGGGGCTTGCGTTTGCGTTGGCGGCGCAGTCGACGCTCTCGAACTGGTTTGGTTCGGTGATGATCCTGACGGACCGCCCCTTTTCGATAGGTGATCTGGTGGAGTCGGAACACGGGGAGGGGCGCGTGGTGGAGATCGGGCTTCGCTCCACGCAGATTCGCACTTTTGATCGGACGATCATCACGGTGCCCAACGCCGATATCGCCACGACGGCGGTGGCGAATCTTAGCAAAGAGGGGGTGATCGCGATCTCGACGACCCTGGGTATGACCTATGGGACGTCGAAGGCGGCGATTGAGCGCATTATCGGACGCATTCGGGAGCTTCTGCGCGACGATGACGAGGTGGTCCACGAGCAGTTCGTGGTGAGCTTTGCCGGGTTCGGGGCCAGCTCGCTGGATATCTATGTGCATTGCTTTGCGCGAGCCACAAACTGGTATCAGTGGCACGCGATCCGCGAGCGGCTCTTTTTTGAAATGATGGATATCGTGGAGGAAGAGGGCGGCTCGTTTGCCTTCCCGAGCCAGTCGCTCTACCTGGAGACGCCGGTGCGCCTGGAGGGTATCCCGGGGTCGGGGAGGGGGGAGAGCCTGGAGCGTGGATCGCGCGAGGGCGCGAGCGCGGAGCCCTTGGCCTGA
- a CDS encoding choice-of-anchor D domain-containing protein: MIQPPFFAHRPSGLTLLLSVFLSLVLFACGDDDGDGNITGTDAATLTVNPTQLNFEQVAIDDSIAELIVIENTGAATLTVDNFQIQGENASAFSLAEGTPSSLRLAPNELAEIYVQYAPTAIAASSGVLNMRSNDPSRQSFNVELRADAPSPQIFTPEIVTFARTPEGSEEWRVTEIANIGYAPLEIDSIVLDGHSDFSITYPQPTGEEEEGQFPDRANDTTVAPDLILPGESVMVRVIFLPTSSDFRTAEITIESNDAASPRTKVLISANSDAPCLEVDEEINFGQASIDNIARRTVTVTNCSAIAELVIGKIEFEDDAGVFDVAESSLPGNLSTDGVANIGPRQSANFVLTYAPLEEVLNEGVLKITSNDAARQNTYVDVVGQGSLLTCPNARARARVQGTSRWFDASEGIVASPLATIELDGSLSDDPDGTQVTYEWSLRDKPLSAQTQISPSITSESPTLWLPYAGRYVVELTVYDGAGLTSCEPAEFFIDVVPGGDIWVELAWETVSGARTDMDLHYLNLENADRWNSRPWDVYYGNRNPTWNDGSETSLDRDDLCCGGPENVNHNDAVAGDYAVGVYFYSGGGGGTDVTVNIYLGGSLAQTQNRRMNASPEFWYVADIGIPQFSVTVYDELFPNGYPSL; the protein is encoded by the coding sequence ATGATCCAGCCCCCATTCTTCGCCCACCGCCCCTCCGGTCTGACGCTGCTCCTGAGTGTCTTCCTCTCCCTCGTGCTCTTCGCCTGTGGCGACGACGATGGCGACGGCAACATCACCGGCACCGACGCAGCTACCCTCACCGTCAACCCCACCCAGCTCAACTTCGAGCAGGTGGCCATTGACGACTCCATCGCCGAACTCATCGTCATTGAGAACACCGGCGCGGCCACCCTCACGGTCGATAACTTCCAGATTCAGGGCGAAAACGCCTCGGCCTTCAGCCTGGCCGAAGGCACCCCCTCCTCGTTGCGACTGGCACCCAACGAGCTCGCCGAAATCTACGTACAGTACGCCCCCACGGCTATCGCAGCCTCCAGCGGCGTACTCAACATGCGCTCCAACGACCCCTCCCGGCAGTCCTTCAACGTGGAGCTGCGCGCCGACGCGCCCTCCCCACAGATCTTCACCCCCGAGATCGTCACCTTCGCCCGCACTCCCGAAGGCTCCGAAGAGTGGCGCGTCACCGAGATCGCCAACATCGGCTATGCTCCCCTTGAGATCGACTCCATCGTGCTCGACGGTCACTCCGACTTCTCCATCACCTACCCCCAGCCCACCGGCGAGGAGGAAGAAGGGCAGTTCCCCGACCGCGCCAACGACACCACGGTGGCCCCGGATCTTATTCTGCCGGGTGAGTCCGTCATGGTCCGCGTGATCTTCCTGCCCACCAGCTCGGACTTCCGTACCGCCGAGATCACCATCGAGAGCAACGACGCGGCCTCACCGCGCACCAAAGTGCTCATCTCCGCCAACAGCGATGCCCCCTGCCTGGAAGTCGACGAAGAGATCAACTTCGGTCAGGCCTCCATCGACAACATCGCCCGCCGCACCGTCACCGTCACAAACTGCAGCGCCATCGCCGAGCTGGTCATCGGCAAGATCGAGTTTGAAGATGACGCCGGCGTCTTTGACGTGGCCGAGTCCAGCCTCCCCGGCAACCTCTCGACCGACGGCGTCGCCAACATCGGCCCGCGTCAGAGCGCAAACTTCGTGCTCACCTACGCTCCGCTCGAAGAAGTCCTCAATGAAGGCGTGCTCAAGATCACCAGCAACGACGCCGCCCGCCAGAATACCTACGTCGACGTCGTCGGACAGGGCTCGCTTCTGACCTGCCCCAACGCCCGCGCCCGCGCCCGCGTCCAGGGCACCAGCCGCTGGTTCGACGCCTCCGAAGGCATCGTCGCAAGCCCCCTGGCCACCATCGAGCTCGACGGCAGCCTTTCTGACGATCCCGACGGCACCCAGGTTACCTACGAATGGTCGCTACGCGACAAGCCGCTCAGCGCCCAGACCCAGATCTCGCCATCCATCACCTCCGAATCGCCCACCCTCTGGCTCCCCTACGCTGGCCGCTACGTCGTCGAACTCACCGTCTACGACGGCGCAGGTCTCACCTCCTGCGAGCCCGCCGAATTCTTCATCGACGTCGTCCCCGGTGGCGACATCTGGGTGGAACTCGCCTGGGAAACCGTCTCGGGCGCCAGAACTGATATGGATCTTCACTACCTCAACCTGGAGAACGCCGACCGGTGGAACTCCCGCCCCTGGGATGTCTACTACGGTAACCGTAACCCGACCTGGAATGACGGCAGCGAGACCAGCCTGGACCGCGATGACCTCTGCTGCGGTGGCCCTGAGAACGTCAACCACAATGACGCCGTTGCCGGTGATTACGCCGTGGGTGTCTACTTCTACAGCGGCGGCGGGGGCGGCACCGACGTCACCGTCAACATCTACCTGGGCGGCAGCCTCGCCCAGACCCAGAACCGGCGTATGAATGCCAGCCCCGAGTTCTGGTATGTCGCCGACATCGGCATCCCGCAGTTCAGCGTGACCGTTTACGATGAGCTCTTCCCCAACGGGTATCCCTCACTCTAA
- a CDS encoding neutral/alkaline non-lysosomal ceramidase N-terminal domain-containing protein, with the protein MRSSNLPHLLAALIIALAGLTACSEPDGPADTPDATDEDTDIDDVGPDADAGPQSCEFQSECAPGTYCDTEAGECVPAPECGRRDQWASCVNAFAEIAPDLARRTSCIESTCVVHCALDSHCPAGNVCTDNGNCLPFTGELTGEHPGGDTPAPLQAGVANVLMKFPIGLSMGGYGSRAAFNAGRYAESLRPSRGQMHGLYARGLALDDGTRQLVLLRAPIIFPSGALHEAVARRLQEETGRDWRSSLVLSGTHTHSGPGRHWHLPAGEEAPIPLGTLGTDEFHQEAFDWLTDSFTEAALAALNDLAPARMGWDVVESFDVDDVISSDRWGATPAFDDNRVLMLRVDDLEGNPRGVLVSFGSHGTHNSGDYMTGDALAGVERGLEKALGQHYDRHVPVMYFNQNGGTMSPRGDRYGHRGPQIFERIGEHFAERVIEPLTQMETTTEWSFNGHTQRFSIQVDDLGYEPGEFAMENSPTHEGEFYHGAFQCDLPEDDDPSTHAEPGEFGCMGIHQIAFHRPVTLFGKSQLTALQLNDLTIVTMPGELAMELGWDIQRALRDAWGIDPFNSFTWGYAQDHLLYLSPTNVRGERPPFPGHSLVGDLDDYPDFTFSFLQGGYEAQMGTWGYKFGDYLVDRAVEAVGIMRGEDVTVSVPVPLPDEFAPTGQPNFPMDPSDPDDVGRIIDQPPAQVERRQPIDITWRGGDPGAEMFQAPRIALERADGEGGFEPVLLPSRAPYDNRESVFMTRIRQGEDDAWEWGAYWEETKDFPLGTYRFLIEGHYLNADSGERTPYSATTNTFEIVPSTAMTIDQIEVLSPTTFSARLAYPAAGEVLTSGPAGDRAKLIGSFRMHHPEVAAGLPIPVMADTEFNTFTGEVRQGESALNFTEVTVSTELETVEGRSNVPVTRVIVTLDGALSEGEADFDLQLTDTLSNNGELLTTLSVDLP; encoded by the coding sequence GTGCGATCTTCCAACCTTCCCCACCTCCTCGCCGCACTGATCATTGCGCTGGCCGGTCTCACGGCGTGTTCCGAGCCTGACGGCCCCGCCGACACCCCCGACGCCACCGACGAAGACACCGACATCGACGATGTCGGTCCCGACGCCGACGCCGGGCCACAGAGCTGCGAGTTCCAGTCGGAGTGCGCCCCGGGAACCTACTGCGACACCGAGGCCGGCGAATGCGTTCCTGCCCCGGAGTGCGGTCGCCGCGACCAGTGGGCCTCCTGCGTGAACGCGTTTGCCGAGATCGCTCCCGACCTTGCCCGCCGCACCAGCTGCATTGAGAGCACATGCGTGGTGCACTGCGCGCTCGATTCGCACTGCCCCGCCGGCAACGTCTGCACCGACAACGGCAATTGCCTTCCCTTCACCGGCGAACTCACCGGCGAACACCCCGGCGGCGATACGCCGGCGCCCCTTCAAGCCGGCGTGGCGAACGTGCTGATGAAGTTCCCGATCGGCCTCTCGATGGGCGGCTACGGCAGTCGCGCAGCCTTTAACGCCGGGCGATACGCCGAGTCGCTGCGTCCCAGTCGCGGCCAGATGCACGGCCTCTACGCCCGTGGCCTGGCCCTCGACGATGGCACCCGCCAGCTGGTGCTCCTGCGTGCGCCGATCATCTTCCCCTCCGGCGCTCTGCACGAAGCGGTGGCACGCCGACTTCAGGAGGAAACCGGCCGCGACTGGCGCTCAAGCCTGGTGCTCAGCGGCACGCACACCCACTCCGGCCCTGGCCGTCACTGGCATTTGCCCGCCGGCGAAGAGGCCCCCATCCCGCTCGGCACCCTCGGGACCGATGAGTTCCACCAGGAGGCCTTCGACTGGCTCACCGACTCCTTCACCGAGGCCGCCCTGGCCGCCCTCAATGACCTCGCCCCCGCCCGCATGGGCTGGGATGTTGTTGAGAGCTTCGACGTCGACGACGTCATCTCCAGCGACCGCTGGGGCGCCACCCCGGCCTTTGATGATAACCGCGTACTGATGCTCCGCGTCGACGATCTTGAGGGCAACCCACGCGGCGTGCTGGTGAGCTTCGGCAGCCATGGCACCCATAACTCCGGCGACTACATGACCGGGGATGCCCTGGCCGGCGTGGAGCGCGGGCTGGAGAAAGCGCTCGGCCAACACTACGACCGCCACGTGCCGGTGATGTACTTCAACCAGAACGGCGGCACGATGTCGCCCCGCGGCGACCGCTACGGCCACCGCGGCCCCCAGATCTTCGAGCGCATTGGCGAGCATTTCGCCGAGCGCGTCATCGAGCCCCTCACCCAGATGGAGACCACCACCGAGTGGAGTTTCAACGGCCACACCCAGCGCTTCTCCATTCAAGTGGACGATCTGGGCTATGAGCCTGGCGAATTTGCCATGGAAAACAGCCCCACCCACGAGGGCGAATTCTACCACGGCGCCTTCCAATGCGATCTTCCCGAAGATGACGATCCGTCGACCCATGCCGAACCCGGCGAATTTGGCTGCATGGGCATCCACCAGATCGCCTTCCACCGCCCGGTGACCCTCTTTGGCAAAAGCCAGCTCACCGCGCTGCAGCTCAACGACCTGACCATCGTCACCATGCCCGGAGAACTCGCCATGGAGCTGGGCTGGGACATCCAGCGCGCGCTTCGCGACGCCTGGGGCATTGACCCCTTCAACTCCTTCACCTGGGGCTATGCTCAAGATCACCTGCTCTACCTCTCGCCGACCAACGTGCGTGGCGAGCGCCCCCCCTTCCCGGGCCACTCTCTGGTGGGCGATCTCGATGACTACCCCGACTTCACCTTCAGCTTCCTGCAAGGCGGCTACGAAGCGCAGATGGGCACCTGGGGCTACAAATTCGGCGACTACCTTGTTGATCGCGCCGTGGAGGCCGTGGGCATCATGCGCGGCGAAGATGTCACGGTGAGCGTGCCGGTGCCCCTTCCCGATGAGTTTGCTCCCACGGGACAACCCAACTTCCCGATGGACCCGAGCGACCCCGACGATGTGGGCCGCATCATCGATCAGCCCCCCGCTCAGGTGGAGCGCCGCCAGCCGATTGATATCACCTGGCGCGGTGGTGACCCGGGCGCCGAGATGTTCCAGGCCCCGCGTATCGCGCTGGAACGTGCCGACGGTGAAGGCGGCTTTGAGCCTGTCCTCCTCCCCAGCCGCGCGCCCTACGATAACCGCGAGTCCGTCTTCATGACCCGCATCCGCCAGGGCGAAGACGACGCCTGGGAGTGGGGCGCCTACTGGGAAGAAACCAAAGATTTCCCCCTGGGCACCTACCGCTTCCTGATCGAAGGCCACTACCTCAACGCCGACTCTGGCGAGCGCACTCCTTACAGCGCCACCACCAATACCTTCGAGATCGTGCCCTCCACCGCCATGACCATCGACCAGATCGAGGTCCTCAGCCCCACCACCTTCAGCGCGCGCCTCGCCTACCCGGCAGCCGGCGAAGTGTTGACGTCGGGTCCGGCCGGAGATCGCGCCAAACTCATCGGCTCCTTCCGCATGCATCATCCCGAAGTTGCCGCCGGCCTTCCCATCCCGGTCATGGCCGATACCGAGTTCAACACTTTTACCGGCGAAGTTCGCCAGGGCGAGAGCGCGCTTAACTTCACAGAAGTAACGGTGTCCACCGAGCTTGAGACGGTCGAAGGCCGCAGCAACGTGCCCGTCACCCGCGTCATCGTCACCCTCGACGGCGCGTTGAGCGAGGGCGAGGCCGACTTCGACCTTCAACTCACCGACACTCTCAGTAACAACGGCGAGCTTCTCACCACCCTGAGCGTGGATCTTCCATGA
- a CDS encoding serine/threonine-protein kinase has protein sequence MTTQPTDKTPPRQRSSTQPLDAPQMLVGRVLEGRYRLDRVLNAGGMGIIFEACQLSVHRTVAVKVLKPTLTGDPSLVERFQLEVELVSGIAHPHVVQLIDSGTDAGGLTYLVMEYVDGVTFRQALRRGHLKLADILEVFAQVCEALIETHGQQIIHRDLKFDNIMLTRQRDGRIHVKLLDFGVAKLLSRDRELTLGGQVAGTPGIIAPELVDGKRPSASSDLYSLGVLLFTALTGEAPFQGENDLALMLAHKTEPLPNLRARVGAAVPEEVTELTCELLEKDVGRRPREAAKVRDRLRRMRETLLTRDPDASVYIPPQRDALDETGERSPLPLMVLKPDDLDQPRLPPRREGLIGLIFPEPLVAPMTIVTMMSLILILLIVALMYMLYQQFGPVPA, from the coding sequence ATGACCACGCAGCCCACCGACAAAACGCCACCGAGGCAACGTTCTTCGACGCAGCCCCTCGACGCCCCGCAGATGCTGGTGGGTCGAGTGCTGGAGGGACGCTACCGTCTGGACCGGGTGCTTAACGCCGGGGGGATGGGCATTATCTTTGAGGCCTGCCAACTCTCGGTGCATCGCACCGTGGCGGTGAAGGTGCTCAAGCCCACGCTCACCGGGGATCCCTCGCTGGTGGAGCGCTTTCAGCTGGAGGTGGAGCTTGTCTCGGGGATTGCGCACCCGCATGTGGTGCAGCTGATCGATTCGGGCACGGACGCCGGCGGGCTGACCTACCTGGTGATGGAGTACGTCGACGGGGTGACCTTTCGTCAGGCGTTGCGACGCGGGCACTTAAAGTTGGCCGACATCCTGGAGGTTTTTGCCCAGGTGTGTGAGGCGCTCATTGAGACCCACGGTCAGCAGATCATTCACCGCGATCTCAAGTTCGACAACATCATGCTTACCCGACAGCGTGACGGGCGGATCCATGTGAAGCTGCTGGACTTCGGGGTGGCCAAGTTGCTCTCCCGCGATCGGGAGTTGACTCTGGGCGGGCAGGTTGCGGGCACGCCCGGGATCATTGCCCCGGAGCTTGTCGACGGGAAGCGGCCTTCGGCCAGCAGCGATCTTTATAGCCTGGGAGTGCTGCTCTTTACGGCGTTGACGGGGGAGGCTCCCTTTCAGGGGGAAAACGATCTGGCGTTGATGCTCGCGCATAAGACCGAGCCTCTGCCCAATTTGCGGGCGCGGGTGGGAGCGGCGGTGCCCGAGGAGGTCACGGAGCTGACCTGTGAGCTTCTTGAGAAAGACGTGGGGCGGCGGCCCCGTGAGGCGGCCAAGGTCCGCGATCGTCTGCGGCGGATGCGTGAGACCTTGCTCACGCGCGATCCGGATGCGTCAGTCTACATTCCGCCCCAGCGCGACGCGCTTGATGAGACTGGCGAGCGCAGCCCCTTGCCGCTGATGGTGCTCAAGCCCGATGACCTGGATCAGCCGCGACTTCCGCCGCGGCGCGAGGGGTTGATCGGGCTGATTTTTCCCGAGCCGCTGGTCGCGCCGATGACCATTGTGACGATGATGAGCCTGATCCTCATCCTGCTCATCGTGGCGTTGATGTACATGCTCTATCAGCAGTTTGGTCCGGTGCCGGCGTAA